The following coding sequences are from one Rhineura floridana isolate rRhiFlo1 chromosome 2, rRhiFlo1.hap2, whole genome shotgun sequence window:
- the SLC49A4 gene encoding solute carrier family 49 member 4 isoform X2 translates to MGSEWSSPEEREPLLQPPPPTLPQQYPPHGQSRRTAVGPQAAPRGQVLRPVGPPRLSPVPGRVYGRRWLVLLLFSLLGFVQGLVWNTWGPIQNSARQAFAFSSLDIALLVFWGPIGFVPCFAFMWLMDKKDVSDAIRPLNQCLAAIQQWTNKNKLKVNPEKTEVLLIGHKPSHEFKNVLILDGVPLPLKSQVRSLGILLDSALTLEPQIATVSRSAFTQLKLVRQLRPFLGTSDLRQVTQALATSRLDYCNALYIGLSARSLRPLKLVQRAAARMLTGAGLQMHTTPLLYQLHWLPILFRHQFKILVLAFKALHGLAPIYLSNRILEFKSQRPTRVPFKHSLIIPSTFVIRRSNTRNKAFSCIAPILWNNLPPEIRCSSSLTVFRRQLKTFLFLQAFNVNI, encoded by the exons ATGGGCTCGGAGTGGAGCAGCCCCGAAGAGCGGGAGCCCCTCTTGCAGCCTCCGCCTCCTACCTTGCCCCAGCAGTATCCTCCGCATGGCCAGTCCCGGAGGACAGCAGTGGGACCGCAGGCGGCCCCCCGGGGCCAGGTCTTGCGTCCGGTGGGGCCTCCGCGCCTGTCGCCGGTGCCTGGCCGCGTCTACGGCCGGCGGTGGCTGGTGCTGCTGCTCTTCTCGCTGCTAGGCTTCGTGCAGGGCCTGGTGTGGAACACCTGGGGCCCCATCCAGAACTCAGCCCGCCAGGCTTTCGCTTTCTCCAGCTTGGACATCGCCCTGCTTGTCTTCTGGGGGCCCATCGGCTTCGTGCCCTGCTTCGCTTTCATGTGGCTCATGGATAAGAAGG ATGTTTCAGATGCGATTCGTCCCTTAAACCAATGCTTGGCTGCAATACAGCAATGGACTAACAAGAACAAACTGAAAGTTAACCCAGAGAAGACAGAGGTTCTACTAATTGGACATAAACCCTCTCATGAATTTAAAAACGTACTTATTTTAGATGGGGTTCCACTCCCTCTGAAGtcccaagttcggagtttgggTATTCTTTTAGATTCTGCTTTGACCCTTGAACCCcaaattgcaacagtatccagaagtgctttcacCCAATTAAAGCTAGTCCGCCAACTTCGTCCGTTTTTAGGAACATCGGACTTGaggcaagtgacacaggctcttgcgacctcaagattggactattgTAACGCTCTTTATATAGGACTATCTGCTAGATCGCTTCGTCCGCTTAAGTTGGTTCAGAGAGCGGCGGCCAGAATGCTGACCGGAGCTGGTCTACAAATGCATACtacacctcttctttatcaacttcattggctaccgattttatttcgacaccagtttaaaattttggtattagctttcaaggccctacatggattagcaccaatatatctatcaaatcgtattctggaatttaaatctCAACGACCGACAAGAGTACCCTTCAAACATTCTCTTATCATTCCATCTACCTTTGTAATCCGCCGCTCCAATACTAGGAACAAAGCTTTTTCGTGCATAGCTCCCATCTTATGGAATAacctgccaccagagatccgatgttcctcctcactcacggtctttcgccgtcagttaaaaacatttttgtttcttcaagcttttaatgttaacatttaa